One Falco naumanni isolate bFalNau1 chromosome 13, bFalNau1.pat, whole genome shotgun sequence DNA segment encodes these proteins:
- the SUCNR1 gene encoding succinate receptor 1 isoform X2: MAVNETDSCLLMNEVLEKYYLSTMYSLEFILGFIGNIIVVFGYIFCLKNWKSGNIYLLNLSLSDLLFLCTLPVLVNSYSRHQWAKENILCHSNRFLLHVNLYSSILFLTAISIDRYMLIKHPFRDHFLQKRKTALIVSVAIWIGVVLELLPLIYFLEPVTLANNYKCLDYASSGHPMKSLIYSMFLTVFGFLIPLLIMCCFYVKMVLFLKDRSEQLNSLEKPLNLVILTVVIFSVLFTPYHIMRNVRLASRIPALNISVCMQGIINTIYTITRPIAFLNSAINPVFYFLMGDHFREMLMAKIRQLLSRCTATGK, encoded by the exons ATG GCTGTGAATGAGACAGATTCCTGTTTGCTGATGAACGAAGTCCTCGAAAAATATTATCTTTCCACCATGTACAGCCTTGAGTTCATTTTAGGCTTCATTGGAAACATCATTGTTGTGTTTGGCTatattttctgcctgaaaaactggaaaagtggCAACATCTACCTGTTAAATTTATCACTGTCAGATTTACTATTTCTGTGTACTCTTCCAGTACTTGTGAACAGCTACTCCAGACATCAGTGGGCAAAGGAGAACATCTTGTGCCACAGCAACAGATTCCTGCTGCATGTGAACCTGTATAGCAGCATCCTTTTCCTCACCGCTATCAGTATTGACCGATACATGCTCATAAAACACCCTTTCAGAGACCATTTTCTACAGAAGAGGAAGACGGCCCTTATTGTGTCTGTTGCCATATGGATCGGGGTGGTACTGGAACTGTTGCCGTTGATATATTTCCTGGAGCCTGTAACGCTTGCCAATAATTACAAGTGTCTTGATTATGCAAGCTCTGGACACCCCATGAAAAGCCTCATCTATAGCATGTTCCTGACTGTCTTTGGGTTCCTCATCCCTCTCTTGATCATGTGCTGCTTCTATGTGAAGAtggttctttttcttaaagacaGGAGTGAGCAACTCAATTCTCTTGAAAAACCTCTCAATTTAGTCATCCTCACGGTGGTGATCTTCTCTGTGCTCTTTACTCCCTATCACATAATGCGCAATGTCCGACTGGCTTCCCGAATACCAGCCTTGAACATCTCTGTGTGCATGCAGGGCATCATCAACACCATTTACACCATCACAAGACCTATTGCGTTTTTAAACAGTGCCATTAAtcctgttttttatttcttaatggGTGACCACTTCAGAGAGATGCTGATGGCAAAAATAAGGCAGCTCTTGAGCAGATGCACAGCCACCGGCAAATGA
- the SUCNR1 gene encoding succinate receptor 1 isoform X1 has protein sequence MESSTRSSSPPGEQCRPLCLAGRCSPHKAVNETDSCLLMNEVLEKYYLSTMYSLEFILGFIGNIIVVFGYIFCLKNWKSGNIYLLNLSLSDLLFLCTLPVLVNSYSRHQWAKENILCHSNRFLLHVNLYSSILFLTAISIDRYMLIKHPFRDHFLQKRKTALIVSVAIWIGVVLELLPLIYFLEPVTLANNYKCLDYASSGHPMKSLIYSMFLTVFGFLIPLLIMCCFYVKMVLFLKDRSEQLNSLEKPLNLVILTVVIFSVLFTPYHIMRNVRLASRIPALNISVCMQGIINTIYTITRPIAFLNSAINPVFYFLMGDHFREMLMAKIRQLLSRCTATGK, from the exons ATGGAGAGCAGTACCCGCTCCTCCTCACCCCCCGGGGAGCAGTGCCGGCCTCTCTGCCTCGCCGGCCGCTGCAGCCCGCACAAG GCTGTGAATGAGACAGATTCCTGTTTGCTGATGAACGAAGTCCTCGAAAAATATTATCTTTCCACCATGTACAGCCTTGAGTTCATTTTAGGCTTCATTGGAAACATCATTGTTGTGTTTGGCTatattttctgcctgaaaaactggaaaagtggCAACATCTACCTGTTAAATTTATCACTGTCAGATTTACTATTTCTGTGTACTCTTCCAGTACTTGTGAACAGCTACTCCAGACATCAGTGGGCAAAGGAGAACATCTTGTGCCACAGCAACAGATTCCTGCTGCATGTGAACCTGTATAGCAGCATCCTTTTCCTCACCGCTATCAGTATTGACCGATACATGCTCATAAAACACCCTTTCAGAGACCATTTTCTACAGAAGAGGAAGACGGCCCTTATTGTGTCTGTTGCCATATGGATCGGGGTGGTACTGGAACTGTTGCCGTTGATATATTTCCTGGAGCCTGTAACGCTTGCCAATAATTACAAGTGTCTTGATTATGCAAGCTCTGGACACCCCATGAAAAGCCTCATCTATAGCATGTTCCTGACTGTCTTTGGGTTCCTCATCCCTCTCTTGATCATGTGCTGCTTCTATGTGAAGAtggttctttttcttaaagacaGGAGTGAGCAACTCAATTCTCTTGAAAAACCTCTCAATTTAGTCATCCTCACGGTGGTGATCTTCTCTGTGCTCTTTACTCCCTATCACATAATGCGCAATGTCCGACTGGCTTCCCGAATACCAGCCTTGAACATCTCTGTGTGCATGCAGGGCATCATCAACACCATTTACACCATCACAAGACCTATTGCGTTTTTAAACAGTGCCATTAAtcctgttttttatttcttaatggGTGACCACTTCAGAGAGATGCTGATGGCAAAAATAAGGCAGCTCTTGAGCAGATGCACAGCCACCGGCAAATGA